TACAAAAACccggtaactgtaatccgttacatgTAGGGGATTACAAAAACccggtaactgtaatccgttacatgTAGGGGATTACAAAAACccggtaactgtaatccgttacatgTAGGGGATTACAAAAACccggtaactgtaatccgttacatgTAGGGGTTTACAAAACccggtaactgtaatccgttacgttaccagcaaaaatattgtggtcagattacagatacttttgaaaaactagatgattactttgaggattacttttaaattcagaaaggatgttgagAAAAAAACTTTGACactttctcaatgacattcaactcagcattgaaaaaaggcacaagtttaagtttgttccacctgagcaagtctgaccacaagtcagagaccactatgatgacacactaaatgtgtttgatggatcgcgggaaaagagcaggaataggcattcgtaggctacagtccaagctatgtcttccaatggtacgactgctgtcggcatttaaagattatccaacttgaataaacgcttggaggtaaggatgacagcagtggtgtagtctacggcgatatggatatcacttattattgatatcttcatagcgcattgatgtgaatcacactgctgctctctcatttagctatttgctcCTTACGGATTTTGGTTGTAGTGGATGGCAGTTcagaaatctaaatgtgtatttgaacccaataatggttgaattcaagaagtttaagctgcctatcaatcattgtgaAAATGCACTCTTGCAACAGTTGCAGAGTgctgatcccagcctatggaataaaagtgggccttttattgctcaatctaattcatgctgattaaaaataaatacatccaTAGGCCTAATGAACAAATGCTCAAGCAaatagacttaaaggggcaatctgtagttgctataTCCATTTCTACATCCATCCATATatgcccattgattcttgaagaaaatAACTTatgaatgcctcatgagcttagttcaactgtcacactccatgagaacccaaaatatgaCCTTGTTTTTCTCCAGTGTTTGTAAACATtgcaaatgtaaacaaacactatatagccacATAACATAGTTACAACAATAATGTtgttatcatggatggtcagtccttgcatccatagctctgtctattaatctgagagtggttacatttatccaggcccatccctcagctttttaccaaaacagaggcggggcaccgttttgttattgtttcatctgtggatttgccctttaaacagctgcatattatcaagttatcaaagtgtcaccaacaaaaaaagTTTAACAACAGGCCTATAGCAAATACAGTATATGACATTCATTTtacacatgtaaatagcacttttcagtggtgctcaaagcatgccattccatgagagcAGCATTTATTAATGAGCCctatcagtcctccatgacaacaaaatcataaacaacagtgtagggctggctaataagtccttagttttggggttacACTCAGGTAAAACTATTTAGCTAATCTAttcttccatatttccaagtcctattcttgaagatcaaggggtataacatttattggaatgtctggaattctgatagactttgatTTTTAAATGTAAAGATATCatttaattgtattattatatgtagtagaaagcgatggtttagaagaagcctacataaccaccccataaagtaaaatgtaacatccatatatggccagctatgtaaacttcaacatggatttatcctgcaataagatgttgttcaattggtaacatacattttgtcttcttctaatgcctcttaaggggaaagtaatctaatagtaatccaaaagttatgttactgattacaattttggacaagtaactagtaactgtaacggattacatttagaaagtaaccttccCAACCCATCATGTAAAGTAATCACTAAGTTCTGGTATGGtaacatgaataagtatatttcaagCTAGAATCCAAAAGGCCAGGTTAGTTTgtttcaaatgactgatttccttatatgatctgtaactcagtaacatttttgaaattgttgcatgttgcatttgtatatttttgttcactgtaATTTGCCTCTTTTCATAATGCGCACATTCATTGCTAAATTTAGTGGCTGTCAAACTAACAATGAAGTGTTTATGATAAAACAAACAGACAAATTTATAGACATTAACATTATGGATCAATCTCCCAATATTTATATACATTAGAAGTGTTGAGAGACAAATTCTTCTCAGATTTTAATTCTTCAGTGACGTTCTTCGGGCTGGACTTGGTGCCGTTAGGATAGAGGGAAGATACTCAGAATTGAGGTCCCTCCTTCTTCAGGTTCTTGTAGTCAGTATCGATGGCCACAAACTGGGGAAGAAGACAATATGGCAGGATTTACATAATTCTCTTGGCTACTTATATTGATGCAAAATATATGATTGGCTTAACTCATGCTATTGATAGGCTACATTACTATTACATTGTTGTCAAGTCAAACAAGAATGGAATAAGATGCAGTAAACACACACTTTTTGGAGTTAAAGTGTGTTTATTGCTGACAGTGTTGGCAGTACTGTACCTTGTACTGGTAGGTAGGGTCAAGCTGATTCCAGGGCTCAGGGTTGTTCTTCTTGTTCCAGCTGTACAGTGACACAGCAGTCAAAGCAGGCCGAAGTAGGACAAACACAAATGGGATTAGAGGGAACTGTGTTAGTCTGCCTACGATCAACTATTCATGGGCCAGGTATAGTTTCCAAAAACTCGCAGCAGCATAGCCCGTTAGTAGTGATATGGGAATTGATGCCCCAGAACGGCACAAGAGGTGGGATTACCTCTTGTGCCTTATGATGTTAAAGGGAATTGGCATCCACTACTATATGTTTTAATTGGATAGTATTAAGAAATTGATTAAACcatattcatttaaaaaataaaatggacAATAAGGAAAATGGTAAAGAGTCTTACGTGACATGGGGCCCCTTTGCAAGACGGACCAAATACAAGGAGGCTCCTCCCATTCCCAACAAGATGAAGAATAACTGGGGGATGAGCTATGAGAGAGTaagaagaaagagggagatagCATGACCATTTCATTCACTTTGAGGCATAGAAATCTGAGCATTTCTACATAGCCTTTGTCAATAAATGGTTAGGGTTGTGAGTGACGTCAGCAGAACGGTTGAGGATAGATGTTCAGCAGATGTTCACCATGTGAAATTAACTATTTACAGTGAAAACAAGGCCTTTCTTCCATAGAAAAACATTACCTACAGCCCTAACATAACCATGACGCACACATGGACTCCACTAAGCTAGCTAACCATCCTTCCACGAAACCCATAATGATTTAAAAGTCAATCAAC
The DNA window shown above is from Oncorhynchus nerka isolate Pitt River unplaced genomic scaffold, Oner_Uvic_2.0 unplaced_scaffold_3172, whole genome shotgun sequence and carries:
- the LOC115101634 gene encoding NADH dehydrogenase [ubiquinone] 1 alpha subcomplex subunit 4-like 2, which produces MIRTAMEHVKRHPGLIPQLFFILLGMGGASLYLVRLAKGPHVTWNKKNNPEPWNQLDPTYQYKFVAIDTDYKNLKKEGPQF